A section of the Larus michahellis chromosome 1, bLarMic1.1, whole genome shotgun sequence genome encodes:
- the PANX2 gene encoding pannexin-2 isoform X2: MPSSYGSHFRRFLKEEPIYCYTPHNFTRDQALYARGYCWTELKDALPGVDASHWPSLFEHKFLPYALLAFAGIMYIPALGWEFLASTRLTSELNFLLQEIDNCYHRAAEGRAPKIEKQIQSKGPGITEREKREIIENAEKEKSPEQNLFEKYLERRGRSNFLAKLYLARHLFIIFLSIIPITYLSTYYATQKQNEFTCALGEPPDKTSSSKLHIRVNCKLPSVQLQRIIAGVDIVLLCFMNLIILINLIHLFIFRKSNFIFDKLNKVGIKTKKQWQKSQFCDINILAMFCNENRDHIKSLNRLDFITNESDLMYDNVVRQLLAALAQSNHDATPTMRDSGIQTIDPSVDPADIDANEQLIIKRPRKKMKWIPTTNPLPQPFKEQLAIMKVENHKPDKPKPVRRKTATDSLIAPLLESAAKTSQQSSTHKTEQNAMPSTSSEKKHTRHFSLDVHPYILSSKKPKPEIQAIPSMPTSKSQEGGFLNQEENVVVHVTSSLKDTPHPAKEILYSSETCRTVPAAGTFVTCNHNHIATTTAATSMTLNPVKPEPTPALNCNPAHPLLHINTLYEDHEEEVSNIIDNGIHSPTDTGEILSIPTPKQIRLATFDEPMAIVSSVEY, encoded by the exons ATGCCTTCTTCCTATGGGTCTCATTTTAGGAGGTTTTTAAAAG AGGAGCCAATATACTGTTACACACCACACAACTTCACCCGCGATCAAGCCTTGTATGCCAGAGGATATTGTTGGACAGAATTAAAAGATGCCTTGCCAGGAGTTGATGCCAGCCACTGGCCCTCCTTGTTTGAGCATAAGTTCCTACCTTATGCACTGCTGGCTTTTGCTGGGATAATGTACATTCCAGCTCTGGGCTGGGAGTTTCTGGCCTCCACCCGACTGACTTCAGAGCTTAATTTTTTGCTTCAGGAGATCGATAACTGCTACCACCGTGCAGCTGAAGGGCGGGCACCAAAAATAGAGAAACAGATTCAGTCCAAAGGCCCGGGGATCAccgagagagagaagagagaaatcaTTGAGAATGcggagaaggaaaaaagccctgAACAGAACTTGTTTGAGAAATACCTGGAAAGAAGAGGACGAAGTAACTTTTTAGCTAAGCTTTATCTTGCGAGACATTTGTTCATCATCTTTTTGAGCATCATACCAATTACATACTTATCCACCTACTATGCtacacagaagcaaaatgaatttACATGTGCATTAGGAGAGCCTCCAGACAAAACGAGCAGCTCCAAATTGCACATCAGAGTCAACTGTAAACTGCCATCTGTCCAGCTCCAGCGGATTATTGCTGGTGTAGATATCGTTCTCCTCTGCTTTATGAACTTGATAATTCTCATCAACTTAATTCACCTCTTCATATTTCGCAAGTCCAATTTCATATTTGATAAACTGAACAAAGTTGGAATAAAGACCAAGAAACAGTGGCAGAAGTCCCAGTTTTGTGACATCAATATTTTGGCCATGTTTTGTAATGAAAATCGGGACCACATAAAATCATTGAACCGTCTGGATTTTATTACAAATGAAAGCGATCTGATGTATGACAATGTGGTACGCCAGCTGCTTGCGGCATTGGCCCAGTCCAATCATGATGCCACTCCAACCATGCGTGACTCAGGGATCCAAACGATAGACCCAAGTGTTGATCCAGCAGACATTGATGCTAACGAGCAGCTCATCATTAAGAGACCAAGGAAGAAGATGAAATGGATCCCGACTACCAATCCCCTTCCTCAGCCATTCAAGGAACAGTTAGCCATTATGAAGGTTGAAAACCATAAACCTGACAAACCCAAGCCCGTGCGGAGAAAAACAGCAACGGACAGCCTTATAGCTCCTTTGTTAGAGTCCGCTGCAAAAACCTCACAGCAATCGTCCACTCATAAAACCGAACAAAACGCTATGCCAAGCacaagcagtgaaaaaaaacacaCGCGACACTTTTCCTTGGATGTTCATCCATATATACTTAGTAGCAAAAAACCCAAGCCGGAGATTCAAGCCATCCCCTCGATGCCTACGTCTAAAAGCCAAGAAGGTGGATTTTTAAACCAGGAAGAGAATGTCGTAGTACACGTTACCTCCTCTCTCAAAG acaCCCCTCACCCTGCTAAAGAGATCCTGTACTCATCTGAGACATGCAGAactgtgcctgctgctgggacTTTTGTCACGTGTAACCACAACCACATAGCCACAACCACTGCTGCAACGAGTATGACTTTGAACCCAGTCAAACCCGAGCCCACACCCGCACTGAACTGCAACCCAGCCCACCCTTTGCTGCACATCAACACGCTGTATGAGGATCACGAGGAGGAAGTTTCAAACATAATAGACAATGGTATTCACTCACCAACTGACACTGGGGAGATTCTCTCCATCCCTACCCCAAAGCAGATAAGGTTGGCGACATTTGATGAGCCAATGGCAATAGTGAGCTCGGTGGAGTACTGA
- the PANX2 gene encoding pannexin-2 isoform X3: MHSSDFSLCYTEEPIYCYTPHNFTRDQALYARGYCWTELKDALPGVDASHWPSLFEHKFLPYALLAFAGIMYIPALGWEFLASTRLTSELNFLLQEIDNCYHRAAEGRAPKIEKQIQSKGPGITEREKREIIENAEKEKSPEQNLFEKYLERRGRSNFLAKLYLARHLFIIFLSIIPITYLSTYYATQKQNEFTCALGEPPDKTSSSKLHIRVNCKLPSVQLQRIIAGVDIVLLCFMNLIILINLIHLFIFRKSNFIFDKLNKVGIKTKKQWQKSQFCDINILAMFCNENRDHIKSLNRLDFITNESDLMYDNVVRQLLAALAQSNHDATPTMRDSGIQTIDPSVDPADIDANEQLIIKRPRKKMKWIPTTNPLPQPFKEQLAIMKVENHKPDKPKPVRRKTATDSLIAPLLESAAKTSQQSSTHKTEQNAMPSTSSEKKHTRHFSLDVHPYILSSKKPKPEIQAIPSMPTSKSQEGGFLNQEENVVVHVTSSLKDTPHPAKEILYSSETCRTVPAAGTFVTCNHNHIATTTAATSMTLNPVKPEPTPALNCNPAHPLLHINTLYEDHEEEVSNIIDNGIHSPTDTGEILSIPTPKQIRLATFDEPMAIVSSVEY; the protein is encoded by the exons ATGCACAGCAGTGACTTTTCTCTCTGTTATACAGAGGAGCCAATATACTGTTACACACCACACAACTTCACCCGCGATCAAGCCTTGTATGCCAGAGGATATTGTTGGACAGAATTAAAAGATGCCTTGCCAGGAGTTGATGCCAGCCACTGGCCCTCCTTGTTTGAGCATAAGTTCCTACCTTATGCACTGCTGGCTTTTGCTGGGATAATGTACATTCCAGCTCTGGGCTGGGAGTTTCTGGCCTCCACCCGACTGACTTCAGAGCTTAATTTTTTGCTTCAGGAGATCGATAACTGCTACCACCGTGCAGCTGAAGGGCGGGCACCAAAAATAGAGAAACAGATTCAGTCCAAAGGCCCGGGGATCAccgagagagagaagagagaaatcaTTGAGAATGcggagaaggaaaaaagccctgAACAGAACTTGTTTGAGAAATACCTGGAAAGAAGAGGACGAAGTAACTTTTTAGCTAAGCTTTATCTTGCGAGACATTTGTTCATCATCTTTTTGAGCATCATACCAATTACATACTTATCCACCTACTATGCtacacagaagcaaaatgaatttACATGTGCATTAGGAGAGCCTCCAGACAAAACGAGCAGCTCCAAATTGCACATCAGAGTCAACTGTAAACTGCCATCTGTCCAGCTCCAGCGGATTATTGCTGGTGTAGATATCGTTCTCCTCTGCTTTATGAACTTGATAATTCTCATCAACTTAATTCACCTCTTCATATTTCGCAAGTCCAATTTCATATTTGATAAACTGAACAAAGTTGGAATAAAGACCAAGAAACAGTGGCAGAAGTCCCAGTTTTGTGACATCAATATTTTGGCCATGTTTTGTAATGAAAATCGGGACCACATAAAATCATTGAACCGTCTGGATTTTATTACAAATGAAAGCGATCTGATGTATGACAATGTGGTACGCCAGCTGCTTGCGGCATTGGCCCAGTCCAATCATGATGCCACTCCAACCATGCGTGACTCAGGGATCCAAACGATAGACCCAAGTGTTGATCCAGCAGACATTGATGCTAACGAGCAGCTCATCATTAAGAGACCAAGGAAGAAGATGAAATGGATCCCGACTACCAATCCCCTTCCTCAGCCATTCAAGGAACAGTTAGCCATTATGAAGGTTGAAAACCATAAACCTGACAAACCCAAGCCCGTGCGGAGAAAAACAGCAACGGACAGCCTTATAGCTCCTTTGTTAGAGTCCGCTGCAAAAACCTCACAGCAATCGTCCACTCATAAAACCGAACAAAACGCTATGCCAAGCacaagcagtgaaaaaaaacacaCGCGACACTTTTCCTTGGATGTTCATCCATATATACTTAGTAGCAAAAAACCCAAGCCGGAGATTCAAGCCATCCCCTCGATGCCTACGTCTAAAAGCCAAGAAGGTGGATTTTTAAACCAGGAAGAGAATGTCGTAGTACACGTTACCTCCTCTCTCAAAG acaCCCCTCACCCTGCTAAAGAGATCCTGTACTCATCTGAGACATGCAGAactgtgcctgctgctgggacTTTTGTCACGTGTAACCACAACCACATAGCCACAACCACTGCTGCAACGAGTATGACTTTGAACCCAGTCAAACCCGAGCCCACACCCGCACTGAACTGCAACCCAGCCCACCCTTTGCTGCACATCAACACGCTGTATGAGGATCACGAGGAGGAAGTTTCAAACATAATAGACAATGGTATTCACTCACCAACTGACACTGGGGAGATTCTCTCCATCCCTACCCCAAAGCAGATAAGGTTGGCGACATTTGATGAGCCAATGGCAATAGTGAGCTCGGTGGAGTACTGA